In a single window of the Flavobacterium sp. W4I14 genome:
- a CDS encoding hypothetical protein (product_source=Hypo-rule applied; superfamily=54001) → MLENYSTLQFIVRGKIFKGFCMRIQDDFHETYAVVLDGYHSFCIWLDNKTETWCASKNVAIDPDAIDEIINRISIPQPAC, encoded by the coding sequence ATGTTAGAAAATTATTCCACCCTGCAATTCATTGTTAGAGGCAAAATTTTTAAGGGATTTTGCATGCGTATTCAAGATGATTTTCACGAAACTTATGCTGTTGTTTTAGATGGCTACCATTCTTTCTGTATCTGGTTAGATAATAAAACAGAAACATGGTGTGCTTCCAAAAACGTAGCGATTGATCCTGATGCTATAGATGAAATCATTAACAGGATATCTATCCCCCAGCCAGCTTGCTAA
- a CDS encoding acyl-coenzyme A thioesterase 13 (product_source=KO:K17362; cath_funfam=3.10.129.10; cog=COG2050; ko=KO:K17362; pfam=PF03061; superfamily=54637; tigrfam=TIGR00369), whose translation MEPSLSEQRLNFLRQSIGKVITNSPSNFMNWLAPVLIKAEHGILVCQYTIRKEMTNPYQILHGGVTAGIIDDLIGATVFTMGLNERYTTVNNYIDYFAPASEGDEVIAETSIVKKGRTILNLQCEIFLPSKKRLIAKGYSNMLNIG comes from the coding sequence ATGGAACCCTCTTTAAGCGAACAGCGTTTAAATTTTTTAAGGCAATCAATTGGCAAGGTGATTACTAATTCGCCCTCTAATTTTATGAACTGGCTGGCTCCGGTTTTAATTAAAGCAGAGCATGGGATATTGGTTTGCCAGTATACCATCCGTAAAGAAATGACCAATCCTTATCAAATTTTACATGGTGGTGTAACAGCAGGCATTATTGATGATTTAATTGGTGCAACGGTTTTTACGATGGGATTGAATGAACGTTATACCACCGTAAATAACTATATCGATTATTTTGCCCCTGCCAGCGAAGGTGATGAAGTGATTGCTGAAACATCAATAGTAAAAAAGGGACGTACAATATTAAATCTGCAATGCGAAATATTTTTACCTTCAAAAAAGCGTTTAATAGCTAAAGGTTACTCGAACATGTTAAACATAGGTTAA
- a CDS encoding iron complex outermembrane receptor protein (product_source=KO:K02014; cath_funfam=2.170.130.10,2.60.40.1120,3.40.50.800; cleavage_site_network=SignalP-noTM; cog=COG1629; ko=KO:K02014; pfam=PF00593,PF07715,PF13715; superfamily=49464,56935): protein MKPFLLYCFCFFISLNAIAQKVMVKGLVTSQNEPVENITIKILGSKGSTKSNVSGTYQLGDIPSGNYDLIFSGIGYQSKRIKVTLKGDTALVNAELLSLASDLGDVVITGVNRATQLRKSPVPIAVLSKKSMDQNVNTNLIEAIVKGVPGITAVTTGPNVSKPFIRGLGYNRVLTLYDGLRQEGQQWGDEHGIEVDEYGITRAEVVKGPASLTYGSDALAGVINMIPYSPNFEDGKLKGDFTANYQSNNGMIGSSLGLAYIKNDWKYTFRATGKTAHNYQNKIDGLVYGTAFREYNLSASARVDKAWGSSKTAITYYDNLMEIPDGSRDSLSRQFTRQILDDGDDIKNRPIVPESDLNTYSINPLHQHIQHYRFYNTSQFKFGTSDLNLLIGGQQSVRREYNHPTLPSQAGLYVVLNTFNYDLKYNLPDFTGIESTIGVNGMYQGNRSKTATDFPIPDYDLFDIGAFYFAKKSMGKIDVSGGIRIDRRNIHWRDFYVGTDAQTGFGKQVSSTDATGKLQFPSFDKNYYGLSGSLGLTYNISEKLLIKANIARGYRAPNITEIGSNGLDPGAHIVYLGNRTFKPEFNLQEDIGIIAYLKDAEISMELFNNNIQNYIYQSRLTDANGNPVVIVPGNLTYQYQQSKARLYGAEISVNLHPSAIKWLSFNNSLAYVVGLNQNQELLNKHGREAKYLPFIPPLQVRTEIKATAQKAIGIFDKPYIKIDAAFFADQDKFYALDNTETFTPGYTLINGGVGSTLKTKKGRTLCDIFLQADNIFNVAYQSNLNRLKYFEYYNPSPNDRSGIYNMGRNLSFKIIIPI from the coding sequence ATGAAACCATTCTTACTATACTGCTTCTGTTTTTTTATATCGCTAAATGCCATCGCGCAAAAAGTTATGGTTAAAGGTTTGGTCACCTCCCAAAATGAACCTGTAGAAAATATCACCATTAAAATTTTAGGATCTAAGGGATCCACCAAATCAAATGTTTCTGGTACCTATCAATTAGGTGATATTCCATCCGGAAATTATGACCTCATTTTTTCGGGCATAGGTTATCAATCCAAAAGAATTAAAGTAACGCTAAAAGGAGATACTGCGCTGGTTAACGCTGAGCTGTTAAGCTTAGCATCTGATTTAGGCGATGTGGTAATTACCGGGGTTAACCGGGCCACACAGCTGCGTAAAAGCCCTGTACCTATTGCAGTCCTCTCTAAAAAATCAATGGATCAAAATGTAAATACTAACCTGATCGAAGCTATTGTTAAAGGCGTTCCTGGAATTACAGCTGTTACCACAGGGCCAAATGTTTCTAAACCCTTTATTAGAGGTTTGGGGTATAACCGTGTGTTAACTTTATATGATGGTTTACGACAGGAGGGACAGCAATGGGGCGATGAGCATGGAATTGAGGTAGATGAATATGGTATTACAAGGGCCGAAGTTGTAAAAGGACCGGCCAGTTTAACCTATGGTTCTGATGCCTTAGCAGGTGTAATTAATATGATCCCTTACAGCCCGAATTTTGAAGATGGTAAATTGAAAGGTGATTTTACAGCAAATTATCAAAGTAATAATGGAATGATCGGTTCGTCGCTCGGATTGGCCTACATTAAAAACGATTGGAAATATACGTTTAGGGCGACTGGGAAAACAGCACATAATTATCAAAACAAAATTGATGGATTGGTTTACGGAACAGCTTTTAGAGAATACAATCTATCCGCCAGTGCCAGGGTAGATAAAGCCTGGGGTTCTTCTAAAACGGCTATTACCTATTATGATAATTTGATGGAAATTCCTGATGGCAGCAGAGATTCTTTATCTCGACAATTTACCAGGCAGATTTTGGATGATGGAGATGATATTAAAAACAGGCCCATTGTACCTGAAAGCGATCTGAATACCTACTCCATTAATCCCTTACATCAGCACATTCAACATTACCGATTTTATAACACCAGTCAGTTTAAATTTGGAACGAGTGATTTAAATTTATTGATTGGCGGACAGCAAAGCGTAAGAAGAGAATATAATCATCCTACATTGCCAAGTCAGGCCGGGCTTTATGTGGTATTAAACACTTTTAATTATGATCTTAAATACAACCTGCCCGATTTTACCGGTATCGAAAGTACCATTGGGGTAAATGGCATGTATCAGGGAAACAGGAGCAAAACAGCTACCGATTTCCCCATTCCGGATTATGATCTTTTTGATATCGGTGCTTTTTATTTCGCAAAGAAATCGATGGGTAAAATCGATGTTTCCGGAGGGATCAGGATAGACAGAAGAAATATACACTGGCGTGATTTTTATGTAGGTACAGATGCACAAACAGGTTTTGGCAAACAGGTGAGCTCTACTGATGCCACAGGAAAATTGCAATTCCCTTCTTTTGATAAAAACTATTATGGCTTGTCAGGAAGTTTGGGTTTAACCTATAACATTTCTGAAAAACTGCTCATTAAAGCCAACATTGCCAGGGGATACCGTGCACCAAACATTACAGAAATCGGTTCTAACGGACTAGATCCCGGTGCGCACATTGTGTATTTGGGCAATAGGACTTTTAAGCCTGAATTTAACTTACAGGAAGATATTGGCATTATTGCTTACTTAAAGGATGCTGAAATAAGTATGGAACTGTTTAATAACAATATTCAGAATTACATTTATCAATCGCGCTTAACCGATGCCAATGGAAATCCAGTGGTTATCGTTCCTGGAAACCTAACTTATCAGTATCAGCAGTCGAAAGCAAGATTATATGGTGCAGAAATTTCGGTAAATCTACATCCTTCAGCTATAAAATGGTTAAGTTTTAACAATAGTTTGGCTTACGTGGTTGGCTTGAACCAGAATCAGGAATTATTAAATAAACATGGAAGGGAAGCGAAATATCTACCTTTTATCCCGCCATTGCAGGTGAGAACAGAGATCAAGGCGACCGCTCAAAAGGCTATAGGCATTTTTGATAAGCCTTATATTAAAATTGATGCTGCTTTTTTCGCTGATCAGGATAAATTTTATGCTTTAGATAACACCGAAACCTTTACACCTGGCTATACCTTAATTAACGGAGGAGTAGGATCAACACTGAAAACTAAAAAAGGAAGGACCTTATGTGATATTTTTCTTCAGGCAGATAATATTTTCAATGTCGCCTATCAATCCAATTTGAATAGATTAAAATATTTCGAATATTATAACCCTTCGCCCAATGACCGATCAGGAATTTACAATATGGGCAGGAACTTAAGTTTTAAAATTATTATTCCGATTTAA
- a CDS encoding acyl dehydratase (product_source=COG2030; cath_funfam=3.10.129.10; cog=COG2030; pfam=PF01575; superfamily=54637), translated as MPKGVIKASTNPINRIEYMLVINNFEEYESHLGKELGVSQWHTIDQEQINKFADATLDHQWIHTDPEKAKNEGPFKATIAHGYLTLSLIPYLWKQIADVRNIKMEINYGIERFKFGQAVLVDSEVQLKAKLNCISNLRGITKVTIQATLVIKDQPKPAYVGDVVFLYHFI; from the coding sequence GTGCCTAAAGGAGTTATTAAAGCAAGTACTAATCCTATAAACAGAATAGAATATATGTTGGTGATCAATAATTTTGAAGAGTATGAATCGCATCTAGGTAAAGAACTAGGTGTTTCGCAATGGCATACAATAGACCAAGAGCAGATCAATAAATTTGCCGATGCAACCTTAGATCACCAATGGATACACACCGATCCGGAAAAAGCTAAAAATGAAGGGCCGTTTAAGGCAACAATAGCACATGGATATTTAACCTTATCCTTAATTCCATATTTATGGAAGCAGATTGCGGATGTACGTAATATTAAAATGGAAATCAATTATGGTATTGAACGTTTTAAATTTGGTCAGGCAGTTTTAGTGGATAGTGAAGTGCAACTAAAAGCGAAATTAAATTGCATTAGCAATTTGAGGGGAATAACTAAAGTTACAATTCAGGCTACGCTTGTGATTAAAGACCAACCCAAACCAGCATATGTGGGTGATGTAGTATTCTTGTATCACTTCATCTGA
- a CDS encoding hypothetical protein (product_source=Hypo-rule applied; cath_funfam=1.10.3230.10; cleavage_site_network=SignalP-noTM), with amino-acid sequence MKNKSLAFFGFILFICFSCNSTKSLTASHAIGTTAEQIKDTERIDGNQLIDLLLADRFSYNKALIKDGYNSKKQLPKPTAIINNSLLQTISFNGLNYLVKDDKVVDIKGVKLSASALSMITEKLTSLDQVQQYCCENANLEYQQKNRDMNAIKTLDRQYFAALNTLKDITSSIATEARKRNASMSIEMSLAKIKLPDIKNPGIKTKRNYVAKIE; translated from the coding sequence ATGAAAAATAAAAGTCTGGCTTTTTTTGGGTTTATTTTATTTATTTGTTTTAGCTGTAACTCAACCAAGAGCTTGACGGCTTCTCATGCTATCGGTACAACTGCTGAGCAAATAAAGGATACTGAAAGAATAGATGGCAACCAGTTAATTGATTTACTTTTAGCGGATCGGTTTAGTTACAATAAAGCACTGATTAAAGATGGTTATAACTCAAAAAAACAGCTTCCAAAACCTACAGCAATCATTAACAATTCTCTACTCCAAACCATATCTTTTAATGGGTTAAATTATTTAGTTAAGGATGATAAAGTTGTTGACATTAAAGGGGTTAAGTTATCCGCATCAGCATTATCCATGATAACCGAAAAGTTAACAAGCTTAGATCAGGTTCAGCAATATTGTTGTGAAAATGCTAACCTGGAATATCAACAGAAAAATCGCGATATGAATGCCATTAAAACACTGGATCGTCAGTATTTTGCAGCACTGAATACCTTAAAAGATATTACTTCAAGCATAGCAACCGAAGCCAGGAAACGAAATGCATCTATGTCGATAGAAATGTCGCTAGCCAAAATCAAGTTACCCGATATCAAGAATCCCGGTATAAAAACTAAACGTAATTATGTAGCCAAAATTGAATGA
- a CDS encoding phosphonatase-like hydrolase (product_source=TIGR03351; cath_funfam=3.40.50.1000; cog=COG0637; pfam=PF13419; superfamily=56784; tigrfam=TIGR03351) — MNPEIKMVVFDMAGTTVNENNLVYKTLMNAINAAGFSYTLDQVLAIAAGKEKKEAIRSVLKTYEGSFDEAMIFDIYEEFIGKLKLAYETEEILPQPGSIELFEKLRKEGIISVLNTGYDRVTAEAILGRLGWKAGTEFDTLVTASEVSQNRPEPDMILLAMRHHGLTDGKSVVKVGDSSIDIEEGKNAGCGLSIGITTGAHTKKQLEEAKPDAVIDNLMEILAMITKQNQLMIIK; from the coding sequence ATGAACCCTGAAATTAAGATGGTAGTATTCGATATGGCTGGCACTACAGTAAATGAAAACAACCTGGTTTACAAAACGCTAATGAATGCAATAAATGCCGCTGGCTTTTCTTATACCCTTGATCAGGTTCTTGCTATTGCAGCAGGAAAGGAAAAGAAAGAAGCAATCAGATCGGTACTTAAAACTTACGAAGGCTCTTTTGATGAGGCCATGATATTCGATATATATGAAGAATTTATTGGCAAACTGAAACTGGCATATGAAACTGAAGAAATTTTGCCTCAACCAGGTTCAATTGAACTTTTTGAAAAACTTCGCAAAGAAGGAATAATTTCGGTACTTAATACAGGTTATGACAGGGTTACTGCAGAGGCTATCCTGGGCAGACTGGGTTGGAAGGCAGGTACTGAATTCGATACACTCGTTACTGCTTCGGAAGTTAGCCAAAACAGGCCTGAACCTGATATGATTTTATTGGCAATGAGACACCATGGTCTTACCGATGGCAAATCGGTTGTTAAGGTTGGAGATTCAAGTATTGATATTGAAGAAGGCAAAAATGCAGGTTGCGGCCTAAGCATCGGTATTACCACAGGCGCACACACAAAAAAACAATTGGAAGAAGCTAAACCTGACGCGGTAATAGACAATTTAATGGAGATCCTGGCCATGATAACCAAGCAGAACCAATTAATGATCATTAAATAA
- a CDS encoding ketosteroid isomerase-like protein (product_source=COG3631; cath_funfam=3.10.450.50; cog=COG3631; pfam=PF12680; superfamily=54427), which translates to MNTQEVADKLVQLCREGKHEQAIDELYADNVVSKEPKGSPMELTEGKDAVKKKTIQWEESVEEIHSSSCSEPIVAENHFAFVMNIDATYKAHGRMAMSEICVYEVKDGKIVADEFFYRMG; encoded by the coding sequence ATGAATACTCAGGAAGTAGCTGACAAACTGGTGCAGCTTTGCCGTGAAGGCAAACACGAACAGGCCATTGATGAACTTTACGCTGATAACGTTGTAAGCAAAGAGCCAAAAGGCTCCCCAATGGAATTAACAGAAGGCAAAGATGCCGTTAAAAAGAAAACCATACAATGGGAAGAAAGTGTTGAAGAGATACATAGCTCTTCGTGCTCAGAACCAATTGTAGCGGAAAACCATTTTGCTTTTGTAATGAACATTGATGCCACTTATAAAGCCCATGGAAGAATGGCTATGAGTGAAATCTGTGTTTATGAGGTTAAAGATGGAAAAATCGTAGCCGACGAGTTTTTCTATCGCATGGGTTAA
- a CDS encoding hypothetical protein (product_source=Hypo-rule applied; cath_funfam=2.60.120.620; pfam=PF05721; superfamily=51197), which produces MPNQQDLSKKHQLISDLFKWPTKASEWEQYKLSNEQLDFFNAFGYVSDVKLLDDWQVERLNKELAEIVDPAHPLNGLFHEFHSNESADPNSVLFHALGAWRITESFHDVIWNPAFAMAASQILGNKGVRFWHDQLFCKPAKHGGVVAWHQDYSYWTRTGPMQHLTCWVGLDDATTENGCLYYVPKSHNWGLLDKPDLAGDMEGLMQYLTEAQKAEFNPVPIELKKGYATFHHPLMVHGSFQNKSPRSRSAFVLNVFTDGTESNTDEALLKGVEPVRAGHKMEGQFFPLIFSPDSLMPLS; this is translated from the coding sequence ATGCCCAATCAGCAAGACCTTTCAAAAAAACATCAACTCATTTCCGATCTGTTTAAATGGCCCACCAAAGCTTCTGAGTGGGAACAGTACAAGCTCAGCAATGAGCAACTTGATTTTTTTAATGCATTTGGATACGTAAGTGATGTAAAGTTATTGGATGACTGGCAGGTTGAGCGGTTGAACAAAGAATTAGCAGAAATTGTAGATCCCGCACACCCTTTAAATGGGCTGTTTCATGAGTTCCACAGCAATGAATCTGCAGATCCTAATTCAGTTTTGTTTCATGCTTTAGGCGCCTGGCGAATTACCGAAAGCTTTCATGATGTGATATGGAATCCCGCTTTTGCGATGGCGGCCAGTCAGATTTTAGGCAATAAAGGTGTACGATTCTGGCACGATCAGTTGTTCTGTAAACCAGCAAAACATGGAGGAGTTGTAGCCTGGCACCAGGACTATTCTTATTGGACACGCACCGGCCCCATGCAACATTTAACCTGCTGGGTTGGATTAGATGATGCAACTACCGAAAACGGTTGTTTATATTATGTACCTAAAAGCCATAACTGGGGCTTGTTGGATAAACCAGATTTAGCTGGGGATATGGAAGGCTTAATGCAGTATTTAACCGAAGCGCAAAAAGCAGAATTTAATCCTGTTCCTATAGAACTTAAAAAGGGATATGCTACGTTTCACCATCCTTTAATGGTTCATGGCTCGTTCCAAAATAAATCACCACGTTCAAGAAGTGCTTTTGTTTTAAATGTATTTACTGACGGTACAGAATCGAATACCGATGAAGCCTTACTTAAAGGAGTGGAACCTGTTAGGGCAGGCCATAAAATGGAAGGGCAGTTTTTTCCTTTGATATTTTCTCCTGATAGTCTAATGCCATTAAGTTGA
- a CDS encoding hypothetical protein (product_source=Hypo-rule applied; smart=SM00322; superfamily=49899) produces MNDITDYPVLAYVVKLIKNTITDIKTEYIAPASVELKDGNDTIYLQQRSDENGNPSTIFINDPKDIIFSEDLLPSLKNLQEGAEGKTAQELSNARVIINELDVETHLIFHAVKDHFDEISNSYEFSKAIEKQADKIKSKFKFGSHAFELTVTNHAQLISVTADFPPSFDESIKKTIENDAAKVQLAVQKIFR; encoded by the coding sequence ATGAACGATATTACAGATTACCCTGTGTTGGCATATGTTGTTAAGCTCATTAAAAACACCATTACCGACATTAAAACAGAATATATTGCCCCAGCTAGCGTAGAACTTAAGGACGGCAATGACACGATATACCTCCAACAGCGATCAGACGAAAATGGCAACCCTTCAACAATTTTTATCAACGATCCTAAGGACATCATTTTCAGTGAAGACCTACTTCCCTCTTTGAAGAACCTCCAGGAAGGAGCTGAAGGAAAAACAGCACAAGAGCTATCGAATGCCAGGGTGATCATCAACGAATTGGATGTAGAAACACACCTGATCTTCCATGCAGTAAAGGATCATTTTGACGAAATTAGCAATAGCTATGAATTTTCTAAGGCAATTGAAAAACAGGCAGACAAAATAAAAAGCAAATTTAAGTTTGGGAGTCATGCCTTTGAGCTTACTGTGACCAATCACGCACAGCTGATCTCTGTTACAGCAGACTTCCCTCCTTCATTTGACGAGTCTATCAAAAAAACCATCGAAAATGACGCAGCTAAGGTTCAACTGGCCGTCCAAAAAATTTTTAGATAA
- a CDS encoding beta-glucosidase (product_source=KO:K05349; cath_funfam=2.60.40.10,3.20.20.300,3.40.50.1700; cog=COG1472; ko=KO:K05349; pfam=PF00933,PF01915,PF14310; superfamily=51445,52279), which yields MKSIFLTIVATGAWLMVNAQQKLPVYLDINKPIEERVENALSAMTTEEKVALCYAQSKFSSKGVPRLGIPEVWTDDGPHGIREEVLWDEWGGANWTNDSCTAFPALTCLSASFNPKLSLLYGKSIGEEARYRNKTVLLGPGVNIYRTPLNGRNFEYLGEDPYLSSRMVVPYIQGVQSIGVAACVKHFALNNQEEWRGHINVDLSDRALYEIYLPAFKAAVQEGKAWSIMGSYNQFRGEHCCHNDLLLNKILKKDWKFDGVVISDWGGVHSTDQAVKNGLDLEMGTYTDGLTTKGKFPYSEYYLANPFLKGIKEGKYDIALLNDKARRILRLIFRTTMSADRPFGRFVSPEHSEAARKIAQEGIVLLKNDKQFFPVTNGKFKKIAVIGENADRSLVIGGGSSSLKVAYEKSPLDGLIAKYGKEHVVYSLGYASGPSMYGREEPSKLNADSLMDAAIEVAKHADVVFFIGGLNKNHFQDCEGGDRKSLSLPFGQDKLIDALLKVNKNTAVVLLSGNAVSMPWVDKVPAIIQGWYLGSEAGSALADVISGEVNPSGKLPFSFPKKLEDNGAHFYGKISYPGDSINQYYKEDILVGYRWFDTKKIVPQYAFGYGLSYTSFNLGTLSADKSAYRKDDIIKVRFTVKNTGARYGAEVAQLYVNDPVCSVPRPVKELKAFEKVFLQPGETKVVEMDVKVSDFAFYDESKKDWNVEPGDFILQLGNSSNNISQKLKITVK from the coding sequence ATGAAATCGATATTTTTAACTATAGTAGCAACAGGAGCCTGGTTAATGGTTAATGCGCAACAAAAGCTGCCTGTTTATCTTGATATAAATAAACCTATAGAAGAACGGGTTGAAAATGCACTTTCAGCAATGACCACCGAAGAAAAAGTGGCGCTTTGTTATGCCCAGTCTAAGTTTAGTTCAAAAGGCGTGCCCCGCTTAGGAATTCCTGAAGTTTGGACCGATGATGGTCCCCACGGCATCCGTGAGGAAGTTTTGTGGGATGAATGGGGTGGTGCCAACTGGACAAACGATTCGTGTACAGCCTTTCCGGCACTTACCTGTCTGTCAGCTTCCTTTAATCCTAAATTATCGCTGCTTTATGGCAAATCAATCGGAGAAGAAGCGCGTTACCGCAATAAAACCGTGTTATTAGGTCCTGGAGTAAACATTTATCGTACACCATTAAACGGGCGTAATTTTGAATATCTGGGCGAAGATCCTTATCTCAGCTCACGTATGGTGGTACCTTATATTCAAGGCGTTCAATCCATCGGCGTAGCGGCATGCGTAAAACATTTTGCACTGAATAACCAGGAAGAGTGGCGTGGGCATATCAATGTTGATCTGAGCGACCGTGCATTATATGAAATTTATTTACCTGCTTTTAAGGCCGCAGTGCAAGAAGGGAAAGCTTGGTCGATTATGGGTTCTTACAATCAGTTTAGAGGCGAACATTGTTGCCATAATGACCTGCTTTTGAATAAAATCTTAAAAAAAGACTGGAAATTCGATGGGGTTGTGATTAGTGACTGGGGAGGTGTACATAGTACTGATCAAGCGGTTAAAAACGGGCTCGATCTCGAAATGGGTACCTATACCGATGGTTTAACAACTAAGGGAAAGTTTCCTTACTCAGAATACTATCTGGCCAACCCGTTCCTTAAAGGTATTAAGGAGGGGAAATATGATATTGCTTTGCTTAATGATAAGGCGCGCCGGATATTACGTTTAATTTTCCGTACCACCATGAGTGCCGACAGGCCCTTTGGCCGCTTCGTTTCTCCAGAACACAGTGAAGCTGCGCGTAAAATTGCTCAGGAAGGAATTGTGCTTTTAAAGAACGATAAACAGTTTTTTCCTGTTACAAACGGTAAATTCAAAAAGATTGCTGTTATCGGCGAAAATGCCGATCGCAGTCTGGTAATCGGCGGGGGATCATCATCGCTGAAGGTGGCTTATGAAAAATCACCTTTGGATGGATTGATTGCTAAATATGGGAAGGAACATGTGGTATATAGTCTTGGGTATGCTTCTGGCCCATCAATGTACGGACGTGAAGAACCATCTAAGCTAAATGCTGATTCTTTGATGGATGCCGCGATTGAAGTTGCTAAACATGCCGACGTTGTATTCTTTATCGGAGGACTGAATAAAAACCATTTTCAGGATTGTGAAGGTGGCGATCGTAAATCGTTAAGTCTTCCTTTCGGCCAGGATAAACTGATTGATGCTTTATTGAAAGTAAATAAAAACACAGCTGTAGTACTGCTTAGCGGTAATGCAGTGTCAATGCCTTGGGTAGACAAGGTACCAGCTATTATTCAGGGATGGTATCTTGGTTCAGAGGCTGGATCTGCATTGGCTGATGTTATTTCGGGCGAGGTAAACCCCTCTGGTAAGTTGCCATTCTCTTTTCCAAAAAAGCTGGAAGATAACGGTGCACACTTTTATGGTAAAATTTCCTATCCCGGAGACAGTATTAACCAATATTACAAGGAAGATATTTTGGTCGGATACCGTTGGTTTGATACAAAAAAAATAGTACCTCAATACGCCTTCGGATACGGCCTTTCTTACACCAGCTTTAATCTAGGTACTCTTTCTGCAGATAAATCGGCTTATAGAAAAGACGATATCATCAAGGTCAGGTTTACTGTTAAGAATACAGGAGCACGCTATGGAGCTGAGGTTGCTCAGTTGTATGTGAACGATCCTGTTTGTAGTGTTCCGCGCCCGGTAAAAGAGCTCAAAGCCTTTGAAAAAGTGTTCCTACAGCCAGGGGAAACGAAAGTTGTTGAAATGGATGTTAAAGTGTCAGATTTCGCCTTTTATGATGAAAGTAAAAAGGATTGGAATGTTGAACCTGGAGACTTTATCCTCCAGCTTGGAAATTCATCCAATAATATTTCCCAGAAACTGAAGATAACTGTTAAATAG